In the genome of Ignavibacteriales bacterium, one region contains:
- a CDS encoding polysaccharide deacetylase family protein: MMKNYLFVLLVIACGSLFAQSAPQQKLMAVTIDDLLINGPDKDVSVIENITIKLLSKLRSENIEAVGFVNEEKLYTNNETEKRTALLKMWLEYGMDLGNHTFSHVSMHDVSLKEYEENFLKGEVVTKKLLSGEGKSIRYFRHPYLRTGESIETKKQFDNFLADRGYTIAPVTIENSDWYFANVYRRAIANSDSATMKVVAEAYLNFTKDVIEYGELLSEKLFGRQIKHVFLIHANEINADYFAKIITIIKSYQYGFTTLEDALSDKAYELPDNFTGKYGPIWTQRWALDKGLNEIIKLEPRIPDKVRELYDTYK, from the coding sequence ATGATGAAAAATTATTTGTTCGTTTTGCTCGTAATTGCCTGCGGATCTCTGTTTGCACAGAGCGCTCCTCAACAAAAGCTAATGGCTGTTACAATTGATGACTTGCTGATCAATGGTCCTGACAAAGATGTTTCTGTGATTGAAAATATAACCATCAAATTATTAAGCAAACTTCGCTCAGAAAATATTGAAGCAGTCGGATTTGTCAACGAAGAAAAACTCTATACAAATAATGAAACCGAAAAGAGAACTGCACTATTAAAAATGTGGCTTGAATACGGGATGGATCTTGGTAATCACACATTTTCTCATGTTTCCATGCACGATGTATCTTTAAAAGAATATGAAGAAAATTTTCTGAAGGGTGAAGTTGTAACCAAAAAACTTTTGTCGGGCGAAGGTAAATCAATAAGATACTTTCGTCACCCCTATTTAAGAACAGGCGAATCAATTGAAACAAAGAAGCAGTTTGATAATTTTTTAGCGGATCGCGGCTATACAATTGCGCCTGTTACAATTGAAAATTCGGACTGGTATTTTGCTAACGTTTACAGACGTGCAATTGCTAATTCCGATTCAGCTACAATGAAGGTTGTCGCTGAAGCTTATCTTAATTTTACTAAGGATGTAATTGAGTACGGCGAGCTGCTTTCGGAAAAATTATTCGGACGACAGATCAAACATGTGTTCCTTATTCATGCCAATGAAATAAACGCAGATTATTTTGCTAAAATCATTACGATTATTAAAAGTTATCAATACGGATTTACAACGCTTGAGGATGCCTTAAGTGATAAAGCCTATGAACTGCCGGATAACTTTACCGGAAAATACGGACCGATTTGGACGCAAAGGTGGGCACTCGATAAAGGGTTAAATGAAATTATAAAACTTGAACCCCGGATTCCGGATAAAGTCCGGGAGTTGTACGATACTTATAAATAA
- a CDS encoding MFS transporter, translating to MDSSTEVKKSGFKSFSKNYWIVIMMEFFERGSYYGMMSILSVYMTDQLEYTKESVGVIKSTIQPLLYILPILSGAIGDRFGYKRTLTFAFIFLGLGYFLTSQTTEYAMVFASLVIMGIGAGAFKPMISGTIARETNETNSTLGFGIFYWSINLGAFLFPLILVPYIKSTFGWQYVMMASAIATASMLIPTFLVYKEPKKPASTKTFAEVLKGAVLVLTDVKFIGLIVIYSGFWILYFQMFDSVLWYVQKYVDATSLNIFVNGVLGGVGINIDWKFDVEHVTVINAGTIILLQILVSNIVKNTKALPTMISGIAMGTLGMAILAINTNIWVFMLGITIFSIGEMTAHPKFISYVGLIAPEDKKALYLGYSFLYGVLGSFIGGILGANLYVHFVDNLNQPSTLWIIFSLIGVVTIIGLLLYNKFIASKTAKV from the coding sequence ATGGATAGCAGCACTGAAGTAAAAAAATCGGGCTTCAAATCATTTTCAAAAAATTACTGGATCGTCATAATGATGGAGTTCTTTGAAAGGGGCTCTTATTATGGAATGATGAGTATACTTTCGGTGTATATGACAGATCAGCTTGAATATACTAAAGAAAGTGTAGGTGTTATTAAAAGTACCATCCAACCTTTGCTTTACATACTACCTATCCTTTCGGGTGCAATCGGTGACCGGTTCGGATATAAAAGAACTTTAACATTCGCCTTCATATTTCTTGGACTCGGTTATTTCCTTACGAGCCAGACGACAGAGTATGCTATGGTATTTGCAAGTCTGGTGATAATGGGAATCGGTGCCGGCGCATTTAAACCAATGATTTCAGGAACGATTGCCAGAGAGACTAACGAAACTAACAGTACACTTGGTTTCGGAATATTTTATTGGTCGATCAACCTCGGTGCATTCTTATTCCCTTTGATCCTTGTGCCTTACATAAAAAGCACATTTGGTTGGCAATATGTTATGATGGCTTCAGCAATAGCAACAGCATCAATGCTTATCCCAACTTTCCTTGTTTATAAAGAACCTAAAAAACCTGCCAGTACCAAAACTTTTGCCGAAGTGTTAAAAGGTGCTGTCTTGGTTTTAACGGATGTTAAGTTCATTGGACTAATAGTTATCTATTCAGGATTCTGGATTTTATACTTCCAGATGTTTGATTCTGTTTTGTGGTATGTTCAAAAATATGTTGATGCAACTTCACTCAATATCTTTGTTAATGGAGTTCTGGGTGGTGTTGGAATCAATATAGACTGGAAATTTGATGTTGAACATGTTACAGTAATAAATGCGGGAACGATAATCCTGCTGCAGATACTTGTCTCCAACATAGTAAAAAATACAAAGGCGCTTCCAACTATGATTTCGGGTATAGCGATGGGGACTCTTGGTATGGCAATACTTGCAATCAATACAAACATATGGGTGTTTATGCTTGGCATAACGATCTTCTCGATCGGTGAAATGACCGCGCACCCGAAGTTCATTAGTTATGTTGGTTTAATTGCACCCGAAGATAAAAAAGCACTATACCTTGGATACTCGTTCCTGTACGGTGTGCTTGGCAGTTTTATCGGTGGCATTCTCGGTGCTAATCTTTACGTTCACTTTGTTGATAATTTAAATCAGCCTTCAACACTGTGGATTATATTCAGTTTGATTGGTGTAGTGACAATAATCGGATTACTGCTTTATAATAAATTTATCGCTTCAAAAACTGCTAAAGTATAA
- a CDS encoding DinB family protein, protein MTKDESIRLYLEGYHKLKGCLDELPSEMWDFKPSPDKWSVREIVIHIMDSEINAYVRCRKIIAETGSTITTYDQDKWAQALNYKDHNIDIAVEVFKFLRMITHDLLMILPDSTWENFIIHPERGKIKLTDWLKEYIVHINKHCGQMQRNLDEWQKQNKS, encoded by the coding sequence ATGACAAAAGATGAATCAATACGTTTATATCTTGAAGGTTATCACAAGCTGAAAGGATGTCTTGATGAACTTCCTTCTGAAATGTGGGACTTCAAACCGTCACCCGATAAATGGAGCGTGCGTGAAATAGTAATTCACATAATGGACAGCGAAATAAATGCTTATGTGCGATGCAGAAAAATAATTGCCGAAACCGGCTCAACAATCACCACTTATGACCAGGACAAATGGGCACAGGCTTTAAATTATAAGGATCACAATATTGACATCGCTGTTGAAGTTTTTAAATTTTTGCGAATGATTACACATGACTTGCTCATGATTTTACCGGACTCAACCTGGGAAAATTTTATAATTCATCCTGAAAGAGGAAAAATAAAACTTACGGATTGGTTAAAAGAATATATCGTTCATATAAATAAGCACTGCGGGCAAATGCAGAGAAATTTAGATGAATGGCAAAAACAAAATAAGTCTTAA
- a CDS encoding cytidine/deoxycytidylate deaminase family protein, producing the protein MDHSHRPSWDEYFLKLAMLASERSTCPRMHCGCVLVKDRFVLATGYNGSIPGLPHCEDVGCLIVENHCVRTNHAEINALVQAAIHGINIKGSTAYITNMSCTTCAKALIAAGIMRVVVFSDFHDTLATQFYTDAKVEIVKLPMPDRLIQYNLESYTSAKKTEKSK; encoded by the coding sequence ATGGATCATAGTCATCGACCTTCATGGGATGAATACTTTTTAAAACTTGCAATGCTGGCTTCCGAAAGATCGACCTGTCCGCGAATGCACTGCGGCTGTGTGCTTGTAAAGGACAGGTTTGTACTCGCTACCGGGTATAACGGTTCAATCCCCGGTTTACCGCATTGTGAAGATGTTGGATGTTTGATTGTTGAAAATCACTGTGTACGTACAAACCATGCGGAAATAAATGCTCTTGTTCAGGCGGCAATTCACGGTATTAATATCAAAGGTTCAACAGCTTATATCACAAATATGTCCTGCACTACATGTGCCAAAGCATTAATTGCTGCAGGAATAATGCGCGTGGTTGTCTTTTCTGATTTTCATGACACACTTGCTACACAGTTTTATACTGATGCTAAAGTAGAAATTGTAAAACTCCCCATGCCTGACAGGCTTATCCAGTATAATCTGGAAAGTTATACTTCTGCAAAGAAGACTGAGAAATCAAAATAA
- a CDS encoding GNAT family N-acetyltransferase, which yields MINFSENIVLENRNVLLRPTVEKDLDSLKLISTDNDIWKYTTNMLTNEVELKQFINSAIDERNNRNRYTFIIFDKKIGEAAGSTAYGNISTGDKRLEIGWTWLGIKFQGTGLNKNVKFLMLQYAFEKLGCERVEFKTDVLNLQSRKALLNIGAVEEGILRSHTQMHSSRRRDTIYFSILKNEWEKLKNTTFDSFNNN from the coding sequence ATGATAAACTTTTCAGAAAATATTGTGCTTGAAAACCGGAATGTCCTGCTCAGACCTACTGTTGAGAAGGATCTTGATTCACTTAAACTGATTTCAACTGATAATGATATCTGGAAATACACGACTAACATGCTTACAAATGAAGTTGAACTCAAACAATTTATAAATTCGGCGATTGATGAAAGAAATAACAGGAACAGGTACACATTCATTATCTTTGACAAGAAAATCGGTGAAGCTGCCGGCAGCACTGCTTATGGAAATATTTCAACAGGTGATAAGAGATTGGAAATCGGCTGGACTTGGCTCGGCATAAAGTTCCAGGGAACTGGTTTGAATAAGAATGTAAAGTTTCTGATGTTGCAATACGCTTTTGAAAAGCTTGGATGTGAAAGGGTAGAATTTAAAACCGATGTTCTGAATTTACAATCACGCAAGGCATTGTTGAATATAGGCGCTGTTGAAGAAGGGATTCTCCGCAGTCATACACAAATGCACAGCAGCAGAAGACGCGATACCATTTACTTCAGCATACTTAAAAACGAATGGGAAAAGTTAAAGAACACCACATTCGACAGTTTTAACAACAACTAA
- a CDS encoding T9SS type A sorting domain-containing protein: MFFIFLSFFLLSLIAFTTPEKITTSEEGCTIGVVSGRATPDGRPLLWKVRDNSDMPNNNLVYNSSCAYKFIAVVNNGDSVVWMGVNEKGLAIVNSTAYDLPGTNSGFSNGSLMYYALGYLSSVEQFENLLERTNQTGRKTRANFALIDASGAAAIFETAGTQFKKFDANDLTQSPDGFVIRTNFAFSGGGTTGTDRYKRTVELISSLKKDNALSYESIIKNHFRDFSNELSVPVELPYKNRWYNSKPFGYINSNFSVCRKISLSASVFHGVKSNEPPALTTMWTSLGNPSSTVALPYWVVGETPELTRGELISPMYKTSEAIKSYLYDDAVNKSYFDSYKLVDESGYGITGEIKRFEESILRTTDNELNNIRERHHSINRLLRIENELCASGYRFLQEIKSTLNNLISLEVLNEKSWETIRDISFEDDNIIQLVSAGRNGMIDDPVINGGDVAVGMPGNDDYLIGENHTLGENDDDHGRFYLRKMLWKNIHGLPSAGEKIYLRIFNSNDLNSALYYGNSGLYEITSSSKQKFNPEILEVIKLRPKETTPEIAGSEYLQFSLSDNFPNPFNPSTVINYSLPVDSDVRLEVFNLIGESVTVLENTFKNSGSYSVSFNASGYSSGIYYYRLTAGTYTAIKKMLLIK, from the coding sequence TTGTTCTTCATATTCTTATCATTTTTTCTGCTTTCATTAATTGCTTTCACTACTCCCGAAAAAATCACAACATCTGAAGAAGGCTGTACAATAGGGGTTGTTTCCGGAAGAGCAACACCCGATGGAAGACCATTGTTGTGGAAAGTCCGTGACAATTCCGATATGCCGAATAATAACCTTGTTTACAATTCATCCTGTGCATATAAATTTATCGCGGTTGTTAATAACGGCGATAGTGTCGTATGGATGGGTGTAAATGAGAAAGGTCTTGCAATTGTAAACTCAACCGCTTACGATCTACCGGGAACTAACTCAGGTTTTTCAAACGGTTCACTAATGTATTATGCCCTCGGTTATTTGTCCTCTGTTGAACAGTTTGAAAATCTGCTGGAGCGGACAAATCAAACAGGAAGAAAGACCCGCGCAAACTTTGCATTGATAGATGCATCCGGAGCCGCAGCTATTTTTGAAACTGCCGGTACACAATTCAAAAAATTTGACGCGAATGATTTAACTCAAAGTCCCGACGGATTTGTAATAAGAACTAACTTTGCATTTTCAGGTGGAGGAACAACCGGAACCGACAGGTACAAAAGAACCGTTGAGTTAATCAGTTCGTTAAAAAAGGATAATGCTCTTTCATATGAATCAATTATTAAAAATCACTTCAGAGATTTTTCAAATGAATTAAGTGTGCCCGTCGAGCTGCCTTATAAAAACCGTTGGTACAACAGCAAACCATTCGGATATATAAACTCCAACTTCAGTGTCTGCAGAAAAATTTCCCTTTCAGCTTCTGTGTTTCATGGGGTTAAGAGTAATGAGCCTCCTGCTCTGACAACAATGTGGACTTCACTTGGAAATCCATCATCAACAGTAGCACTGCCATATTGGGTGGTTGGCGAAACACCTGAATTGACAAGAGGTGAATTGATCTCCCCGATGTACAAAACATCCGAAGCGATTAAATCTTATTTGTATGATGATGCTGTCAACAAATCATATTTTGACAGCTACAAATTGGTAGATGAATCCGGCTACGGCATCACAGGTGAGATAAAAAGGTTTGAAGAATCCATTCTGCGCACCACAGACAACGAATTAAATAATATTCGTGAAAGACATCATTCAATCAACAGACTTTTAAGAATCGAAAACGAATTATGTGCTTCCGGATACAGATTCCTACAGGAAATTAAATCTACTTTGAACAATCTTATATCACTCGAAGTATTGAATGAAAAATCATGGGAAACTATAAGAGACATTTCTTTTGAAGATGACAACATTATCCAATTAGTTTCTGCGGGCAGGAATGGAATGATTGATGACCCCGTAATTAACGGAGGTGATGTAGCTGTGGGTATGCCGGGCAATGACGATTACCTTATCGGGGAAAATCACACACTCGGTGAAAATGATGATGATCACGGCAGGTTTTATCTGAGGAAAATGTTGTGGAAGAACATCCATGGTTTGCCTTCGGCGGGAGAAAAAATTTATCTCAGGATTTTTAACAGCAATGATTTGAATTCTGCTCTATACTATGGTAACTCCGGTTTATATGAAATTACTTCTTCATCAAAACAAAAATTCAACCCTGAAATATTGGAAGTGATAAAACTAAGACCGAAAGAAACAACACCGGAAATTGCGGGTTCAGAATATTTACAATTTTCATTAAGTGATAATTTTCCAAATCCATTTAATCCATCCACGGTTATAAATTACTCCCTGCCTGTTGATTCTGATGTAAGATTAGAAGTCTTTAACTTGATCGGTGAATCGGTAACAGTTTTGGAAAATACATTTAAAAACTCCGGATCATATTCTGTCAGCTTTAACGCTTCAGGTTATTCTTCCGGTATTTATTATTACAGGTTAACTGCCGGTACTTATACTGCCATAAAGAAAATGCTACTAATAAAATGA
- a CDS encoding T9SS type A sorting domain-containing protein: MKLVIVIFLVLINFFFSNNNIYAQNFLPLDKGNVWIWENTEWDSLIRTTIVDSNVIINNKNYYKIRLYNDSEVFSYSRYSESDSLYYRYSENYPYNDGDIPYYKKNCVVGDTFSFPLSQVSTSVVAVVDAYQAPVFDTTFTIKKLHINNGGLTEFYQFWTDEVGMLSMIDFPWGNPLTLTTGCLINNKVYGDTTYPVGINDEQYFIYNFELYQNYPNPFNPTTTINYQIPQTGFVQLKIYDLLGAEVETLVDEITSEGYYSVNFNAANLPSGVYIYSLRVNDFVQNNKMTVLK; this comes from the coding sequence ATGAAACTTGTAATAGTAATTTTTTTGGTATTAATAAATTTTTTCTTCTCGAACAATAATATTTATGCGCAGAATTTTCTTCCGCTTGATAAGGGAAACGTGTGGATTTGGGAAAATACTGAATGGGATAGTTTAATACGAACAACTATAGTTGACTCTAATGTTATTATCAATAATAAAAACTACTATAAGATTCGTTTATATAATGATTCAGAAGTATTTTCATATTCAAGATATAGTGAAAGTGACAGCCTTTACTATAGATATTCCGAAAATTATCCATACAACGATGGCGATATTCCTTATTATAAAAAAAATTGTGTTGTTGGAGATACTTTTTCTTTCCCCTTATCACAAGTCTCCACTTCTGTTGTAGCGGTTGTTGATGCATACCAGGCTCCAGTTTTTGACACAACTTTTACTATAAAAAAACTGCACATAAATAATGGTGGTCTAACAGAGTTTTATCAATTCTGGACAGATGAAGTTGGGATGTTAAGTATGATTGATTTTCCTTGGGGCAATCCATTAACTCTTACGACTGGATGTTTAATTAATAACAAAGTGTACGGTGATACTACTTACCCTGTAGGCATAAATGATGAACAATATTTTATTTATAATTTTGAGCTTTATCAGAACTATCCCAACCCATTCAATCCAACGACAACAATTAACTACCAGATTCCCCAAACTGGTTTTGTTCAATTGAAAATTTATGATTTGCTTGGTGCTGAAGTTGAAACACTTGTTGATGAAATAACATCCGAAGGTTATTATTCCGTGAACTTCAATGCGGCAAACCTTCCAAGTGGTGTGTACATATACTCACTACGGGTTAATGACTTTGTTCAAAACAACAAAATGACAGTTCTTAAATAA
- a CDS encoding NAD(P)/FAD-dependent oxidoreductase, with amino-acid sequence MNQHIYDVIIIGGGAAGFFTAINIAERSEDLKILILEKDIHLLSKVKISGGGRCNVTNSCFDIRELISNYPRGGKELIGPFHTFSTGDTVHWFEKRGVKLKTESDGRIFPVTNDSQTIINCFIALSSKHKIEIMKRASVTGFSKEKDDFVVQAKAGDKFTAKKIVLTSGSNKSMWGCLAQTGHRIIEPVPSLFTFNVKDNLLKGLSGVSVENVVIKLNGFSKSISGPLLITHWGLSGPAVLKLSAFAARELSEVNYKNFIVVDWVPGLSRDEIISLLKQHSEKEKNKMISKTALFNIPRRLLDNIIDKAEIDLNKQWGSISRKEMNTLSEIFKSTKLFVDGKSTFKEEFVTAGGVDLKEVNFKSMESKLVKNLFFAGEVLNIDAVTGGFNFQAAWTTAWIAAKSISEKFGKKVNQEKK; translated from the coding sequence ATGAACCAGCATATTTATGATGTAATAATTATCGGTGGAGGTGCCGCTGGTTTCTTTACGGCGATCAATATTGCTGAAAGATCTGAAGATTTAAAAATTTTAATTCTTGAAAAAGATATTCACCTTCTGTCAAAAGTAAAAATTTCAGGCGGAGGAAGATGCAATGTCACCAACTCTTGCTTTGATATCCGGGAGTTAATCTCGAATTATCCGAGGGGAGGAAAAGAACTGATCGGACCTTTCCATACGTTCAGTACGGGAGACACTGTTCATTGGTTTGAAAAACGCGGCGTGAAGTTAAAGACTGAAAGTGACGGCAGAATTTTTCCGGTTACCAATGATTCTCAGACAATTATAAATTGTTTCATAGCGCTTTCATCAAAACATAAAATCGAAATAATGAAGCGCGCATCTGTCACCGGTTTCTCTAAGGAGAAAGATGATTTTGTTGTTCAGGCAAAAGCGGGAGATAAATTCACAGCAAAAAAAATAGTTTTAACTTCCGGCAGCAATAAATCGATGTGGGGTTGTTTAGCCCAAACAGGTCATAGAATAATTGAACCAGTTCCCTCATTATTTACATTTAATGTAAAAGATAATTTGTTAAAAGGTCTTTCTGGAGTCAGCGTTGAAAATGTTGTGATAAAATTAAACGGATTTTCTAAAAGTATTTCCGGTCCCTTGCTAATAACTCATTGGGGATTAAGCGGTCCGGCGGTCCTAAAGTTATCTGCGTTCGCGGCGAGGGAATTATCCGAAGTTAATTATAAGAATTTCATTGTTGTGGATTGGGTTCCGGGTTTAAGCCGGGATGAAATCATAAGTCTTCTTAAACAACATTCGGAAAAAGAAAAAAATAAAATGATTTCAAAGACAGCGTTGTTCAACATTCCAAGAAGATTGTTGGATAATATTATTGATAAGGCTGAAATAGACCTTAATAAACAATGGGGCAGTATTAGCCGGAAAGAAATGAACACGCTTTCGGAAATTTTTAAATCCACAAAATTGTTTGTAGATGGTAAAAGTACTTTCAAAGAAGAATTTGTAACTGCCGGCGGTGTAGATCTGAAAGAGGTTAATTTCAAATCGATGGAAAGTAAACTCGTAAAAAATTTATTTTTCGCCGGTGAAGTTTTAAACATAGACGCAGTTACAGGTGGATTCAATTTTCAGGCAGCGTGGACGACAGCATGGATTGCGGCGAAAAGTATTTCAGAAAAGTTTGGTAAAAAAGTTAATCAGGAGAAAAAATGA
- a CDS encoding YhdH/YhfP family quinone oxidoreductase: protein MIPDKFKAMIVTEENGKFVRTIGDKKINDLPGGEVLIKVKFSSLNYKDALSASGNKGVTRKYPHTPGIDAAGIVAESSSGKFKLGEEVLVTGYDLGMNTSGGFGEYIRVPEAWVVKLPSGLTLKESMIYGTAGFTAGLSLLKLEHAGLKKENGEVLVTGASGGVGSMAVAILSNASYNVVAATGKKDSELYLKKLGAARIINRSEVDDEKKKPLLTRQWAGVVETVGGNILSTVLAQTEMGCSVASCGNAKSFELNTTVFPFILRGVNLLGINSAETLMDTRLKVWEKLAADWKPSTLEMMYEECSLDQLSDKIDIILKGGITGRVLVNLD, encoded by the coding sequence ATGATCCCCGATAAATTCAAAGCAATGATTGTCACAGAAGAGAACGGAAAATTTGTCAGGACAATCGGTGATAAAAAGATTAATGATCTGCCCGGAGGCGAAGTGCTGATTAAAGTAAAATTTTCATCACTCAATTATAAGGATGCATTATCTGCCTCTGGCAACAAAGGAGTTACAAGAAAATATCCACACACGCCGGGAATTGATGCTGCCGGGATCGTTGCTGAATCTTCATCCGGCAAATTTAAATTGGGTGAGGAAGTCCTTGTGACCGGTTATGATTTAGGAATGAATACCTCGGGCGGGTTTGGTGAATACATCCGCGTGCCCGAAGCCTGGGTCGTTAAACTACCATCAGGATTGACACTCAAAGAAAGTATGATTTACGGAACAGCAGGATTCACTGCCGGACTTTCTCTTCTGAAACTTGAACACGCAGGTTTAAAAAAAGAAAACGGTGAAGTTCTGGTAACCGGGGCATCAGGCGGAGTAGGTTCAATGGCTGTTGCAATACTTTCAAATGCAAGTTATAACGTTGTTGCCGCAACAGGAAAAAAAGATTCCGAATTGTATTTAAAGAAATTAGGCGCAGCGAGAATAATTAATAGAAGTGAAGTTGATGATGAAAAGAAAAAACCCCTGCTTACAAGACAGTGGGCTGGTGTAGTTGAGACTGTAGGTGGAAATATTTTATCAACCGTTCTTGCACAGACTGAAATGGGTTGCTCTGTTGCATCATGCGGTAATGCAAAATCTTTTGAACTTAATACAACAGTCTTTCCGTTTATTCTTAGAGGCGTTAACCTGCTTGGAATTAATTCCGCAGAAACTTTAATGGATACAAGATTAAAAGTCTGGGAAAAACTCGCTGCAGATTGGAAACCATCAACATTAGAAATGATGTACGAAGAATGTTCACTTGATCAATTAAGTGATAAGATTGATATTATTTTGAAAGGCGGAATAACAGGGAGAGTACTAGTGAATTTAGATTGA